The following are encoded together in the Ovis canadensis isolate MfBH-ARS-UI-01 breed Bighorn chromosome 2, ARS-UI_OviCan_v2, whole genome shotgun sequence genome:
- the FGD3 gene encoding FYVE, RhoGEF and PH domain-containing protein 3 isoform X14, giving the protein MRNSGPRKPPASPSQRSENSALRMEPGGGSSTPPAPNATMEEPDAGPNNSSLEQPSTDPGKLPALPVGPGTHYREPASGSPGSQASAGDVSSVGEASSSKIPNRDSGIDSPSCSVVGEHFCEDSGEVGPGTIIKGPHLGTALGGKSPQEEAYSDAGEGSSEEPDPENNPSKVDTDPAKCSEPQKLLHIAQELLHTEETYVKRLHLLDQVFYTRLTEAGIPSEVTTGIFSNISSIYRFHGQFLLPELQARITNEWDANPRLGDILQKLAPFLKMYGEYVKNFDRAMELVSTWTQRSLVFKDIVQNIQKQEMCGNLTLQHHMLEPVQRVPRYELLLKDYLKRLPEDAPDWKDAERSLELIATAANHSNAAIRKMEKMHKLLEVYERLGGEEDIVNPANELIKEGHIQKLSAKNGTTQDRHLFLFNSMILYCVPKLRLMGQKFSVREKMDISGLQVQDIVKSSAAHTFIITGKKRSLELQTRTEEEKKEWIQVIQATIEKHKQNSQTFKAFSGSFSQDENSPLTPESPMMSPSSEVPAVPANSGGGASGSEPRRGSSKTRRDKEKQGCSSCGETFNSITKRKHHCKLCGAVICAKCSEFKAENGRQSRVCKECFLTQPVAHLSLSLEEPLEPKQSTERREGPLAQLPRPSHPCILNAVSGRPVSQVQAGTGFIRCV; this is encoded by the exons ATGAGGAATTCGGGACCAAg GAAGCCCCCAGCCAGCCCCTCACAGAGATCAGAGAACTCAGCTCTGAGGATGGAGCCAGGAGGGGGGTCCTCAACACCCCCGGCCCCCAATGCCACCATGGAGGAGCCAGATGCTGGGCCTAATAACTCCTCCCTGGAGCAACCAAGCACAGACCCAGGGAAGCTCCCAGCGCTCCCTGTCGGGCCTGGAACTCATTACAGGGAGCCTGCCTCTGGGAGCCCTGGCAGCCAGGCCTCTGCTGGGGACGTGAGCTCAGTGGGTGAGGCCAGCAGCTCTAAGATCCCTAACCGGGACAGCGGGATAGACAGCCCATCCTGCAGCGTGGTCGGCGAGCACTTCTGTGAGGACAGCGGTGAGGTGGGCCCAGGTACCATCATCAAAGGGCCACACCTGGGGACAGCCCTGGGCGGCAAGTCTCCACAGGAGGAGGCTTATAGCGATGCAGGcgagggcagcagtgaggagccaGACCCCGAGAACAACCCTTCTAAGGTTGACACGGATCCAGCCAAG TGCTCTGAGCCTCAGAAGTTGCTCCACATTGCCCAGGAGCTCCTGCACACGGAGGAGACCTATGTGAAGCGGCTGCACCTGCTAGACCAG GTTTTCTACACCCGGCTGACGGAAGCAGGGATCCCTTCGGAAGTCACCACAGGCATCTTTTCTAATATCTCCTCCATCTATCGCTTCCACGGGCAGTTCCTCCTGCCTGAGCTGCAGGCGCGGATCACGAATGAGTG GGATGCGAACCCCCGACTTGGAGACATCCTGCAGAAGCTGGCCCCGTTCCTCAAGATGTATGGTGAATATGTCAAGAACTTTGATCGGGCTATGGAGCTGGTGAGCACCTGGACCCAGCGCTCACTGGTATTTAAAGACATTGTCCAAAACATCCAG AAGCAGGAGATGTGCGGAAACCTGACCCTGCAGCACCACATGCTGGAGCCCGTGCAGAGGGTCCCCCGCTATGAGCTGCTGCTCAAGGACTATCTGAAGAGGCTCCCAGAGGATGCCCCAGACTGGAAGGATGCAGAGA GGTCCTTGGAGCTCATCGCCACAGCTGCCAACCACTCCAACGCTGCCATTCGGAAAATG GAGAAAATGCACAAGCTTTTGGAAGTGTATGAGAgactgggtggggaggaggacatCGTCAACCCTGCAAATGAGCTGATCAAGGAGGGCCACATCCAGAAGCTGTCGGCCAAGAATGGCACCACCCAGGACCGCCACCTCTTCCTG TTCAACAGCATGATCCTTTACTGTGTGCCCAAACTGCGGCTTATGGGCCAGAAGTTCAGTGTCCGGGAGAAGATGGACATTTCCGGCCTCCAG GTGCAGGATATCGTCAAGTCAAGTGCAGCCCACACATTCATCATAACTGGAAAGAAACGATCCCTGGAGCTACAAACTCG GAcggaagaggagaagaaagaatggaTTCAG GTCATTCAAGCCACCATTGAGAAGCACAAGCAGAACAGCCAGACTTTCAAGGCCTTCAGTGGCTCCTTCAGCCAGGATGAGAATTCCCCCCTCACTCCAGAATCCCCT ATGATGAGCCCCAGCTCCGAGGTGCCCGCAGTGCCAGCCAACAGTGGAGGGGGAGCTTCAGGG TCTGAGCCCAGGAGAGGGTCCTCTAAGACCAGACGTGACAAGGAGAAGCAGGGCTGCAGCAGCTGTGGTGAGACCTTCAACTCCATCACCAAAAGGAAACACCACTGCAAGCTGTGTGGGGCG GTCATCTGTGCGAAGTGCTCTGAGTTCAAGGCTGAGAATGGCAGGCAGAGCCGTGTCTGCAAAGAGTGTTTCCTGACCCAGCCAGTGGCCCACTTGAGCCTCAGCCTTGAGGAGCCCCTGGAGCCCAAGCAGAGCACAGAG AGGAGAGAGGGGCCCCTTGCACAGCTCCCTCGGCCTTCTCATCCATGCATTTTAAATGCTGTGTCTGGGAGACCCGTGTCCCAGGTCCAAGCAGGAACCGGTTTTATCAGGTGTGTCTGA
- the FGD3 gene encoding FYVE, RhoGEF and PH domain-containing protein 3 isoform X13, translating into MEPGGGSSTPPAPNATMEEPDAGPNNSSLEQPSTDPGKLPALPVGPGTHYREPASGSPGSQASAGDVSSVGEASSSKIPNRDSGIDSPSCSVVGEHFCEDSGEVGPGTIIKGPHLGTALGGKSPQEEAYSDAGEGSSEEPDPENNPSKVDTDPAKCSEPQKLLHIAQELLHTEETYVKRLHLLDQVFYTRLTEAGIPSEVTTGIFSNISSIYRFHGQFLLPELQARITNEWDANPRLGDILQKLAPFLKMYGEYVKNFDRAMELVSTWTQRSLVFKDIVQNIQKQEMCGNLTLQHHMLEPVQRVPRYELLLKDYLKRLPEDAPDWKDAERSLELIATAANHSNAAIRKMEKMHKLLEVYERLGGEEDIVNPANELIKEGHIQKLSAKNGTTQDRHLFLVQDIVKSSAAHTFIITGKKRSLELQTRTEEEKKEWIQVIQATIEKHKQNSQTFKAFSGSFSQDENSPLTPESPMMSPSSEVPAVPANSGGGASGSEPRRGSSKTRRDKEKQGCSSCGETFNSITKRKHHCKLCGAVICAKCSEFKAENGRQSRVCKECFLTQPVAHLSLSLEEPLEPKQSTEKPVAADPPPSLLCGPLQVSDGGTAWSKVWAAISESDSLELVLHLHGGSQDGQLLHAIPLSGCRVSVLEPAERLDARHVCQLQQAQQSLYLSAPSAELQQQWLEALSSAAHGRSFQASLGAQQPQAPAAP; encoded by the exons ATGGAGCCAGGAGGGGGGTCCTCAACACCCCCGGCCCCCAATGCCACCATGGAGGAGCCAGATGCTGGGCCTAATAACTCCTCCCTGGAGCAACCAAGCACAGACCCAGGGAAGCTCCCAGCGCTCCCTGTCGGGCCTGGAACTCATTACAGGGAGCCTGCCTCTGGGAGCCCTGGCAGCCAGGCCTCTGCTGGGGACGTGAGCTCAGTGGGTGAGGCCAGCAGCTCTAAGATCCCTAACCGGGACAGCGGGATAGACAGCCCATCCTGCAGCGTGGTCGGCGAGCACTTCTGTGAGGACAGCGGTGAGGTGGGCCCAGGTACCATCATCAAAGGGCCACACCTGGGGACAGCCCTGGGCGGCAAGTCTCCACAGGAGGAGGCTTATAGCGATGCAGGcgagggcagcagtgaggagccaGACCCCGAGAACAACCCTTCTAAGGTTGACACGGATCCAGCCAAG TGCTCTGAGCCTCAGAAGTTGCTCCACATTGCCCAGGAGCTCCTGCACACGGAGGAGACCTATGTGAAGCGGCTGCACCTGCTAGACCAG GTTTTCTACACCCGGCTGACGGAAGCAGGGATCCCTTCGGAAGTCACCACAGGCATCTTTTCTAATATCTCCTCCATCTATCGCTTCCACGGGCAGTTCCTCCTGCCTGAGCTGCAGGCGCGGATCACGAATGAGTG GGATGCGAACCCCCGACTTGGAGACATCCTGCAGAAGCTGGCCCCGTTCCTCAAGATGTATGGTGAATATGTCAAGAACTTTGATCGGGCTATGGAGCTGGTGAGCACCTGGACCCAGCGCTCACTGGTATTTAAAGACATTGTCCAAAACATCCAG AAGCAGGAGATGTGCGGAAACCTGACCCTGCAGCACCACATGCTGGAGCCCGTGCAGAGGGTCCCCCGCTATGAGCTGCTGCTCAAGGACTATCTGAAGAGGCTCCCAGAGGATGCCCCAGACTGGAAGGATGCAGAGA GGTCCTTGGAGCTCATCGCCACAGCTGCCAACCACTCCAACGCTGCCATTCGGAAAATG GAGAAAATGCACAAGCTTTTGGAAGTGTATGAGAgactgggtggggaggaggacatCGTCAACCCTGCAAATGAGCTGATCAAGGAGGGCCACATCCAGAAGCTGTCGGCCAAGAATGGCACCACCCAGGACCGCCACCTCTTCCTG GTGCAGGATATCGTCAAGTCAAGTGCAGCCCACACATTCATCATAACTGGAAAGAAACGATCCCTGGAGCTACAAACTCG GAcggaagaggagaagaaagaatggaTTCAG GTCATTCAAGCCACCATTGAGAAGCACAAGCAGAACAGCCAGACTTTCAAGGCCTTCAGTGGCTCCTTCAGCCAGGATGAGAATTCCCCCCTCACTCCAGAATCCCCT ATGATGAGCCCCAGCTCCGAGGTGCCCGCAGTGCCAGCCAACAGTGGAGGGGGAGCTTCAGGG TCTGAGCCCAGGAGAGGGTCCTCTAAGACCAGACGTGACAAGGAGAAGCAGGGCTGCAGCAGCTGTGGTGAGACCTTCAACTCCATCACCAAAAGGAAACACCACTGCAAGCTGTGTGGGGCG GTCATCTGTGCGAAGTGCTCTGAGTTCAAGGCTGAGAATGGCAGGCAGAGCCGTGTCTGCAAAGAGTGTTTCCTGACCCAGCCAGTGGCCCACTTGAGCCTCAGCCTTGAGGAGCCCCTGGAGCCCAAGCAGAGCACAGAG AAGCCAGTCGCTGCGGACCCCCCACCCAGCCTGCTCTGCGGCCCCCTGCAGGTGTCAGATGGCGGCACAGCATGGAGCAaggtgtgggctgccatctctgagtCGGACTCCCTGGAGTTGGTGCTGCACCTCCATGGAGGCAGCCAG GATGGCCAGCTGCTCCATGCCATCCCCCTCTCCGGCTGCAGGGTGAGTGTGCTGGAGCCTGCAGAGAGACTGGATGCCAGGCACGTGTGCCAGCTGCAGCAGGCCCAGCAGTCTTTGTACCTGAGTGCCCCGTCTGccgagctgcagcagcagtggctGGAGGCTCTCAGCTCAGCAGCCCATGGGCGTTCATTCCAGGCcagcctgggggcccagcagccccAGGCTCCAGCTGCCCCATGA
- the FGD3 gene encoding FYVE, RhoGEF and PH domain-containing protein 3 isoform X15, which yields MEQPQKPPASPSQRSENSALRMEPGGGSSTPPAPNATMEEPDAGPNNSSLEQPSTDPGKLPALPVGPGTHYREPASGSPGSQASAGDVSSVGEASSSKIPNRDSGIDSPSCSVVGEHFCEDSGEVGPGTIIKGPHLGTALGGKSPQEEAYSDAGEGSSEEPDPENNPSKVDTDPAKCSEPQKLLHIAQELLHTEETYVKRLHLLDQVFYTRLTEAGIPSEVTTGIFSNISSIYRFHGQFLLPELQARITNEWDANPRLGDILQKLAPFLKMYGEYVKNFDRAMELVSTWTQRSLVFKDIVQNIQKQEMCGNLTLQHHMLEPVQRVPRYELLLKDYLKRLPEDAPDWKDAERSLELIATAANHSNAAIRKMEKMHKLLEVYERLGGEEDIVNPANELIKEGHIQKLSAKNGTTQDRHLFLFNSMILYCVPKLRLMGQKFSVREKMDISGLQVQDIVKSSAAHTFIITGKKRSLELQTRTEEEKKEWIQVIQATIEKHKQNSQTFKAFSGSFSQDENSPLTPESPMMSPSSEVPAVPANSGGGASGSEPRRGSSKTRRDKEKQGCSSCGETFNSITKRKHHCKLCGAVICAKCSEFKAENGRQSRVCKECFLTQPVAHLSLSLEEPLEPKQSTERREGPLAQLPRPSHPCILNAVSGRPVSQVQAGTGFIRCV from the exons ATGGAACAGCCCCA GAAGCCCCCAGCCAGCCCCTCACAGAGATCAGAGAACTCAGCTCTGAGGATGGAGCCAGGAGGGGGGTCCTCAACACCCCCGGCCCCCAATGCCACCATGGAGGAGCCAGATGCTGGGCCTAATAACTCCTCCCTGGAGCAACCAAGCACAGACCCAGGGAAGCTCCCAGCGCTCCCTGTCGGGCCTGGAACTCATTACAGGGAGCCTGCCTCTGGGAGCCCTGGCAGCCAGGCCTCTGCTGGGGACGTGAGCTCAGTGGGTGAGGCCAGCAGCTCTAAGATCCCTAACCGGGACAGCGGGATAGACAGCCCATCCTGCAGCGTGGTCGGCGAGCACTTCTGTGAGGACAGCGGTGAGGTGGGCCCAGGTACCATCATCAAAGGGCCACACCTGGGGACAGCCCTGGGCGGCAAGTCTCCACAGGAGGAGGCTTATAGCGATGCAGGcgagggcagcagtgaggagccaGACCCCGAGAACAACCCTTCTAAGGTTGACACGGATCCAGCCAAG TGCTCTGAGCCTCAGAAGTTGCTCCACATTGCCCAGGAGCTCCTGCACACGGAGGAGACCTATGTGAAGCGGCTGCACCTGCTAGACCAG GTTTTCTACACCCGGCTGACGGAAGCAGGGATCCCTTCGGAAGTCACCACAGGCATCTTTTCTAATATCTCCTCCATCTATCGCTTCCACGGGCAGTTCCTCCTGCCTGAGCTGCAGGCGCGGATCACGAATGAGTG GGATGCGAACCCCCGACTTGGAGACATCCTGCAGAAGCTGGCCCCGTTCCTCAAGATGTATGGTGAATATGTCAAGAACTTTGATCGGGCTATGGAGCTGGTGAGCACCTGGACCCAGCGCTCACTGGTATTTAAAGACATTGTCCAAAACATCCAG AAGCAGGAGATGTGCGGAAACCTGACCCTGCAGCACCACATGCTGGAGCCCGTGCAGAGGGTCCCCCGCTATGAGCTGCTGCTCAAGGACTATCTGAAGAGGCTCCCAGAGGATGCCCCAGACTGGAAGGATGCAGAGA GGTCCTTGGAGCTCATCGCCACAGCTGCCAACCACTCCAACGCTGCCATTCGGAAAATG GAGAAAATGCACAAGCTTTTGGAAGTGTATGAGAgactgggtggggaggaggacatCGTCAACCCTGCAAATGAGCTGATCAAGGAGGGCCACATCCAGAAGCTGTCGGCCAAGAATGGCACCACCCAGGACCGCCACCTCTTCCTG TTCAACAGCATGATCCTTTACTGTGTGCCCAAACTGCGGCTTATGGGCCAGAAGTTCAGTGTCCGGGAGAAGATGGACATTTCCGGCCTCCAG GTGCAGGATATCGTCAAGTCAAGTGCAGCCCACACATTCATCATAACTGGAAAGAAACGATCCCTGGAGCTACAAACTCG GAcggaagaggagaagaaagaatggaTTCAG GTCATTCAAGCCACCATTGAGAAGCACAAGCAGAACAGCCAGACTTTCAAGGCCTTCAGTGGCTCCTTCAGCCAGGATGAGAATTCCCCCCTCACTCCAGAATCCCCT ATGATGAGCCCCAGCTCCGAGGTGCCCGCAGTGCCAGCCAACAGTGGAGGGGGAGCTTCAGGG TCTGAGCCCAGGAGAGGGTCCTCTAAGACCAGACGTGACAAGGAGAAGCAGGGCTGCAGCAGCTGTGGTGAGACCTTCAACTCCATCACCAAAAGGAAACACCACTGCAAGCTGTGTGGGGCG GTCATCTGTGCGAAGTGCTCTGAGTTCAAGGCTGAGAATGGCAGGCAGAGCCGTGTCTGCAAAGAGTGTTTCCTGACCCAGCCAGTGGCCCACTTGAGCCTCAGCCTTGAGGAGCCCCTGGAGCCCAAGCAGAGCACAGAG AGGAGAGAGGGGCCCCTTGCACAGCTCCCTCGGCCTTCTCATCCATGCATTTTAAATGCTGTGTCTGGGAGACCCGTGTCCCAGGTCCAAGCAGGAACCGGTTTTATCAGGTGTGTCTGA